The following is a genomic window from Dioscorea cayenensis subsp. rotundata cultivar TDr96_F1 chromosome 10, TDr96_F1_v2_PseudoChromosome.rev07_lg8_w22 25.fasta, whole genome shotgun sequence.
gttatcccagGCAAGCCAACAGAATAAAGTGATTTTGCTAGGAGATTTGGTTTTCCAAAAGTTGGGATATAGTTGAGTGCGGAGACCTCCGTCGATTAAAAAGTTGTAGAATGATTTGACGGAGAAATTTCCATTTTTATCTAAAGACCAGGAGTATGAGTCTTCGATTTCGTTTGTACAATCTGgtaaagaatttaataaaaagttgAATTCTTCAGATGTGGTTGTTCGAAATGGATTACCCTGGGAGTTAAGTATGaggataaattattttaaagtaatCCAAGGAAAAGAACAGTCCAAAAATAGAGATTGCCAGCGGTTATTGGGGGATTGACCCTCTAGCCATCTGTCGAACCAAAATAGAGTGTTTTCACAATTACCGACAGACTTGGTTAAACAAGCACAGAAAGTGGGTAGAATTGTATTGATTCCCGcccagaagaaagatttgtttctTAGGGGTTGTGAGTAGAGAATATTGGGGGAATCACTAATGAAGTAGTTGGCTTTGATAAACTTAGACCAACAAGAGTTCGGTGTGGtgatgaatttccaccaccattttccaagtaaaGCTTTGTTGAACTCCTGTAAATCAAGGATACCCCAGCCCCCCATGCTTCGGGGGCGGCAGATCCTTTTCCATGCAATTAATCTAATTCCTTTCGAACCAAGATCAGGCCCTTTCCATAAGAAATCTCTCCTGATTTTATCAATGTCATGAACGACCCAGGCTGGGAGTTTAAACACTGACATCCAGTAAACTGGAATAGAAGATAACAAGGAATTGATAAGAGTTAGGCGCCCCCCCTAAAGAAAGGTAGATTGCTTTCCAGGGTGTGAGTCTGGCATGAACAAAATCAATCAGCTTAGACCAGTTAATTCTTCTGGGTCGTCTACCAGAAAGGGGAACACCAAGATAGGTAATGGGAAGACAATCTCTCTTGCAATTAAGGATACTTGCTGAGGAGAAAAGTGGTTGAAAACCAAAGTTGGTGGAGTAAAGGCAGTTTTTTGAGAAGTTGATTGAAAGACCAGAGTAGCCTTCGAAGAGGtatagaattaatttaataattttaagatcttcgtgtcctccagcCGAGAAAATGATAAGAACATCAGCATATTGTAAATGACAGATGTTATTTGAATGGTCAAGTTGAACTCCAACCATAACCTTGGAATTGATAGCATGATAAAACATTGCACATAGAGTATCGGCCGCTAATGCAAAAGGAAGGGGTGAaagaggatcaccttgtctcaaTCCTCTTTTGCAACGTATGTAACCCTGTGTAGTTCCATTAATGAGAATCTGGGTTTTGGCGGTTTTATGAATAGTGTGTATCCAAGAGATCCAGCGGTTGCCAAATCCTCTGGCTTCTAGAATCTCGAGAAGAAAATTCCAGTCTAAAGAGTCAAAGGCtttagcaaaatcaactttaaaagcaaatccaagggttttccttttttggagattaaaaatcacttcctGAGTAGCAATGATATTATCTGCAATGCATCTACCTTTAATGAATCCGGATTGAGAATTATCCACAAAGAGACCAATCTTATGACTCAATCTGAAGGCAAGAATCTTGGAAATAATTTTGCATGTTGAGTTGATAAGACTGATGGGTCTAAACTCAGTGACCTCAGTTGGGGaatttgttttggcaataagTGCAATGTGAACCCAATTGAGTCTTTCAAAGTTGATAGATCCATCATAAAAGTCCCTGcagattttaaataaatcctCCTAAATAAGActccaatgtttttgaaaaaagagaATTGGAAATCCATCTGGACCTGGAGCCTTATCAGCGTTAAGCTCAAATACGGCATGTTTAATTTCCTCAAGATTAAAGGGAAGTTCAAGCATAAagagatcaactctatctttgaaattaaacagATGATCCCAGTTAAAGAGGAATCTATGTGTAATCTGGGTACCAAGTAAGGCTTGAAAATGATCAGTGAAAATTTTCCCAATTTCATGGTTACCTTCAATCCAATTCCCATTAAATCGAATTCTAGGGATgtaatttctatttttcctaCCATTAGCTAGAAGATGAAAGAATTTTGTATTTGCATCACCTTCTAGGAGCCAAGTGATTCTAGAACGCTGTTTCCAGTAAATCTCCTCTTGTTTTAGTAAAGTGTAAAGCTCAGATTGAATTTGGGAGAAGCGAGCTGATTCAATCTCAGAAAGAGATCTACTTTCACGAGAAGTATCCAGCAAGTTTAATTCGGCAAGCAAACTTTTTTTGTGAAGGTTAGAAGCACCAAAATTTTCTTTAGCCCAGATACGAAGTTTAGATTTTagtaaaatgagttttttagAGAAGACATATGCTCCACAACCATCAAAGTTATCATTCGACCACCAACTCTGAATTAAATTCTCTAATTGATCATTGGAATACCACGACTTTTCTAATTTCAAAGTTCTGGGACGAAAACGATGATTACCAAATTCCAGATAAATGGGCGAATGATCAGAGCCTATTCTAGGAAGAGAGCTTTGAAGGATTCTAGGGAATAACAATGGCCAGTCATGCGAGTATAAAAATCTGTCCAATCTAACCCAAGTCGGGTCAGATTGACCATTAGTCCAAGTGAAGTTACGCCCGTGAAGAGGGGGGTCAATAAGGTTGAGATCTCCTAAGAATCTTTGTGAACAAGCAATATCCCTAGGATTAGGGTCACCTTTGTTTTTATCGCTCAAAGTGAATGGAGTGTTAAAATCTCCACAGATTAACCATGGTAGTTCGTGTAAGTTTCTAATAGACCGGAGTTCATTCCAAAAGTCTATTCTTAAAGAGGGAGTGTTAGGTCCATAAACACTAGTGCAAGCCCATTTAGTATTTAGGGAGAGGTTTATGAATTCCATAGAGATAGAAAAAGTTCCTTTGTGAATTAAGGTACTCATTACTTGGGAACTATCCCAGGCGATAATGATACCACCAGCGATACCACTGGCTGGGAGGTAGTCAAATGAATTGAGTCTCGAACCACCAATAGATCTCCAAATAGAATTATGAATTTcttggagtttagattcttgtaAACATACAATGTCAGCTCGCGAAGAATAAATAATGTCTTTAACTAAATGGCGTTTAGAGGGTCTGCCAAGTCCCCTAACATTCCAACATAGAATAATCATTAAAACAATTGGGTTCTAATGTTCTGATCTCGAAGGAGATCCTGAAGGGGAAGAAGAAGTACCAACCCTAGAAGATTCAGGTCGACGTACATTATCTAAACATTTAAGCATATGATTTGGTGAACCTTGAAATTTAACACCACAAGCATTACTATAATTTAAGAACTGAGCATCCGTCCAAGAGGAAAAAATAGCAGCATTAAATGAATTAGGCGTACCGTCACGAGGGTCGACAGGAACTTTTTTCTTGGATGATCTGGGTGGGATAGGTATAAACCCAGCTTCTTCATTCCAACGGCCGGAGGGTTTCTTGGGTCGGTCACTTCTTCTGACATGCTGATGAATTTGACCAGGTGTAGTGGCTACAGCAGGGCGTTTTCCAAAAAGTGAGTCAACAGGGGCCTTCTCAACCAACATGTCGGAAGAAGAGTCTTTACCACTGAGTAAATCAATCCCTGGGACAGTCAAAGTAACAGAAGTCGGTTCCTCAAGGATAATTTCAGATTCAAACTGgttaagattcttctctttcaGAATTAGGTCATCATCAGCGATCCCTTCTGCGGGGATGTCATCATCTTCCCCCCGGTCAAGCAATTCTTCATCAAAATGGTCATCCCATGGGGTAATAGGTGGTGTGGGATCTTGAGAAAAGAATTTTTCAGAATTGACGATAGGAACCAAAGTCCACCCACCATGAACAAAGATCCAATTATTACCATCCGGGATAGGAATAGTCGGTGGTTCTGGATTTAAGTGTGTAGGTAGGACATCAGTATTAGAGGAATCAGTGTCCATAGGAGTAacaatttcttttcctttatcaCCAGGTAAAGGGAATGAAGAAATGACTTGAATGTTCACTGGTAAAGTTCTCAAATTCGGATCAGTATTAACCAAAGTCTGATTCttaattaatgagattgattGAATTAATTCCAATTGAGAGTTATTGGAAGCAACCATATTCCGAGGCAAGATCAATTCAGCTGGTGTATTAGCTTTGATCACAGGTGAGTTCAAATCCCGAGGAGCCCTAATCTCAAGAGGAACCAAGGATTTTGCCTGGTTGTCTTGGGATTGGTTCGCATTTGAATTATTGAGGGAATCTGGAGGAACACGATCTCGAGGCGAATCGGACACACGCAAGCATCCAAGCTGATCAGGATTAGCCTTATCTCAATGGACATCAACGGCCATTGTGAGAGCACTCTTCACGTGGCCGTTGTGCAAACACAGTGCATCCCCTTCCTCCTGTTTCTCTCGAGAGAACGGAGGAATCTGGGGGATCGTTGTGGGGAGATCACCAGAGCTCCGGCTTTCCTTGGCCAAGGACAGGCCTCCGAGCTCTCGACTGAGATCAGAGTTTTCTCAGCGGAAAACGACGGGCGAGAAGAAGAAGCGACCGTCGGCttcagaggaggaggaggagcagcaGCAGCAGGTCCTTGAGTCGTCTTCGACCTGATGATCGGAACACCGTCATCCTCAAGTGAGACTTTGAAGCTTCTTACTCCCACGTCAATGGTCATCTCTATAGGGAAGGAAGTGGGAAATTTTAGCCTCACGAGGACCCGCATGTGTTCAAGCGAAATATCTTCATGTTTTCGGACGAAGATAAGCTCTCCCAGAGGTCTCAAAACTTCCACAATTTAATCCCAGTTCCAGCAATGGAGAGGGAGATTGGAGATTCTTATCCAGTTATAATTTCCAGCTGCCACAGCTTGAGAACCGAAATCCGGGGTCCAGTGTGAAAGACTGATGGTGCAAGGGCCATGCTTGGTGGAGAGGGTGAGCTGGTTAATCTTAACGATGGATGCTGCTGCTTTTGCTGAGAATAaggtgagaatgaagaagtctcGAAGGGGGTGATGTTCTCGCATTGGTCGGAGTTCAGATGATATGGCAGCGCGTCATGAAGAGATTTAACACTCGCGTTGCCGGATAATACCTTGATGATAACCCTTCTTTTGAGGTCTTCTTTGGTTTGGATGATGGCTTCGGAGATGGGAAGAGAGATCCTCAAAGAGGTGGTCTTTGAAGTAGATCGAGAGATGGGAACGTGGAGCAGAGGCTTAGGAGAGGGAAGCTTCTTCTTCTGGTTAGGCTTCTCAGGGTGTGGGCCAGAGGAAGGAGGTTTGAAAGGGCATCTAGCTGCAAAATGTCCGATTCCAGAACAACGACGGCAAGTGAGTTGGTGGCGACAATCTTCAACTTTGTGCCCGGATCTAAGACAACGTTTGCAGGTTTCTTCAGTATCCGGAGATCGGCGACGCTTCAGTGAAGCAACGGTCTCTAAAGCTGGAGAAAGACGAGCAATGTCAGCGAAAGAAACGCTATCTTTGACAGGAGAGTTCTTAGTCCTATGAGGTCCTTCAGCTGAAGGTGGAGAGTGGGAAACCAACGAAGCAGCGTTGATGTGTTGATGCAGCGAATCGGACACCTCCGAGCGAGTGTCTCTTCGGAAGTCTCCATGGCCATGACAAGCACTGCCACGATATCCACCGTGTGAGAAACGATTTCCGCCGCGATGAGGACGAGCTCCGCCATGAGAAAACCGAGGTCCACCGTGAGGGTCCCAGCGCCGCCCAGGAACCTCATGCTTTGATTTTTATGTATGATGCATAAAAGTTCATATTGGTCCATATCATTTATATGGTGCTCACTTGGTAATATGGTCATTTATTATATCAAAATTACTTAAAATAAGATAGGCATATTTTTATGATCATACGGCCATTAACATCGAAGTGACATGTGCCGCATCATACTACATCATCAATCTGGAAAGTTTTTTCCCCCTATAACTAAGATTATATAATTTTCCATGCGATCtgaatttattctaaaaaataaaattttacttgtttattaatattaaatatataatatgtctatttcattattaatcaattttttaaaaataaaattcatggcATATTGTCATGTGGGCGTTATATATTTATGCAAAGCAGCCGAGGGAGTAAGACAAACTTTATATGCACATAAAGTGCACATTACCACTATTGGACCACACATctaacaataatttaattaaaagggagatatatatatatatatatatatatatatatatatatatatatatatatatttaaattgactAATTGATCAGTACATTAGGGCCGAGGATCATTAATCCAAACATTTGTCATTGCCAATTGCCATTTACCATTTGCCATTCTTCTCCAGAACTATAGTTCTCACAACAAACTAACCTTATCCCAAAATACCATTATTCTTCATATAAGAAATCAATACATATTGGAGTAATATTGAATTGAAGTTCAAAAAAAGCACTGAGAAATAATAGACTAcgtaattaatttcttgtcctTGGAATTGGATGCTccaattttctttgaattaatatCTATGTACGTActaatatatagatatttttgaCTGAGACGTACGACATAgatctttattattatatattttgggaaagaaataaattaaagatattttagatttttctaaaaaagaaaaagaaaagaaaagaagatattttAGATTTCATTAAGGATGATTGTGGGGAACTTGATAGATAATGAATCAGAGTTATCTTGATTTAACTTTTCCATccttttcctaaaaaaaaaaaaattccatgctTAATTTGAGACTTTTTCTTAAGTTCATAATTAGCATGTCAgttcttatagtaatatatatatgactaataagaagattaataaatataccAGCAGGgttgattaagtaaaaaaattatgaattatataagtgattttaaatttgaatactaaatgcaaatttattttagagaaaataaaatataaatttctgaCAATTTCAAAACATCCTAGAcagaccctctgacatttgaattttcCAGATAAATCCTCCTTTTTCAGTACAGTTCTTTTTCTATCACTGCAGCTTACTCCGTCATATTATTCTATCTTATAACATGTACTTCCcgtttaatatttatagttttcatTTAACATTGTGTGTTTACGTGTAACAATATAAGTTTtcactttaaatttaatatttccgtttaaaattatgagTTTTCGCTTAAAATCTGACATTCTCGTTTAAAATTatgtgtttccgtttaaaaaacTGAAAGTCAATCCTGTTAACATCAGCCACCTTTACGTCAGAAGGTTTGAAAAAATAACATGTCAGAAAAAAAAGGACCGTCTGAGAATACTCAAAgttattgggttttttttaataccttAATTTTAGAGGGATTATTTGTTctttactaattattttattttattttattttattttattttgagagaTTTATCCCCAATATCTTGTCCTCCATTTCCagatcaaagtaaaaaaaaaaaaaaatgcatgaaatactTAATAATTTTGGACCAAACTCAAAAGCTTACAATTGATACAGTAAAACTAACCAAGACCAAATATATAATAAGTTCCGCAAATTAAGATGCCTTCTTCATCAGACTCAAAATACAACATAAAGAGCTAGTAGTACATGGCTTTTCAcctccttatttttattttaactcaaTTAGTTTTGCACGCACTTTAAACAGCAACATCTAACAATAAAGATTAGCACCAGGAGACACACCAAACTGGCGACAATAATCCTTGTAGTATCTGACACGCGCATTGACAGCGGCAGGACTCTTCCCATTGCACTCAATATCACCATTGATGGCTTTGATGGTGGCTCCAAAACCCTTACCGGAAGTCATGGCAGAGTGAACATTGTTTATCCAGAACCAGAGTGAGGCCTTGAAGGATATGATCCTGTCATTGGCCACCTCCTCCGGCGAGTTCAAGCCATCAAAGCCGATGCTTTTCCCTGCGGCGCCGTAGTTGTAGTTCCATGTCAACTGAAGAGGGCCACGTCCGTAGTACTTCTTCCTTGGATTGCATGGGAATTGCTTGTCACTCTTATCGCAGTAGTTCTGTTTTGCTCCATTGATTTCATTGATATAACAGAGACCTGTGTGAAGACGTGAAGACGGTGTCaatagttaattaaattaagtttatttttttattttttataaatgctaCAACCAATAGTCAACAGGTGCGTACGTGACTGGAAAATGATCTTCCAACTTATACGTTCTCACCCCATGACATATTTCCACCACTGTGTTTAGCTAAACTGATCTTAGGATtttcaataacaataacaattttCACAGTGAGACTAATACCATTAGACTAGGAAGTATCATCTTTTTTGCTTAAAAGAAGACATTTTACATTATATAATCAATCCtaaaaaacatcaatatatatacacacagtttacacatatatgtatgcacGCAAGAAAATTTCTCATGAATAACTTACTTCCAGTTTCATGAGTGACATGGGCAAAGTAGGCAGCGATCTCCCTCTTTTTCTCAACCGCCGTTCCAGTAGTGCCAAACCGAGGATACGCGAGCGCAGCTTCCAGGAAGGCAGAGCGCGTGTAGAACCCCTTGCCTTCGCACCCGGCCCCGGCTTTGGAGGCAATGCTATTAAAGAACTTCTGGCTCACAATGCTAGTCACTGTGCCACCACccccacctccacctccacttCCACCAGAAGTCTTGTGACACGGCCCTTGTTTGCATCCTTGCCCACAGTACTCATTGCCAGTTCCACAATATCCATACTGGCTACAGCACAACCCCGGAGCGCAGCCACAGTTCTGAGCAACAACAGACTGCCACAAATGGCAGGAGAGAATTCCGGCAATGAGAAGAGCTTGCAGGAAGGTAAGGCTATTGAATGGCGCCATTTTGTGAAGAGTTCGAAGAGGAATGGTGTGATATTTATACATGGGCGGATGTTATCATGTACTTCTTTGGATGAGATTGAGGTAGTAGTAGTGTAGCACTTGTATGCTTTTGCAATGGAGTTGGCCTTGGATCATATGCCAGGGTTGATGAATGCTAGATCCAGCAAATCTAAGTAGCTAGCTAGCTTTATATGTATCAGTGAATGTGTGCGTTAACTTTGCGGGAGCGTGCTATTTATGTCTAAGCTTAAATATGTTTTTGTTCTTAATTTGTTGGTGAGCTTTTGGGGAATTATAAGGATGTTTTGTAAACAACGCATGTGAAAATAATGAATCAAGAAGAAGTGACCAAATGGGATTCAACTGCCTCTCAATCATGACATCTGGCAGCTGATGACAAGTTACTTGAATGAGTGACTAATTTTGAACGTTAATTATTGATGCCGGTTGAGATTCAATTGTGATAGATAGCGACTATATTCTGAGATTATGAAATATCAGCCAATTGGTTCAAGAGTCCAACATTGAGACATTAACCATAACTAGTAGGATGACCCATGTATatgtaaatatgtaaataattagtttcataaacatataaattattatttttttataaattaaatgaattaaaaataaataagtctaacaataataaaatttaaaataaattttattataaaataaatacatatacaaagGTTTTATATCAGTAGtagtaattaaatattataaaatttgtcaataatataatataatataataaaatacacacacatgtaAAACTATTTTTGATAGTGGCTTTTCccactattttgaaataattgtcacatattatttaattttataacttGGATGcatatgtttttcattgaagtaaatataaatatcatcaTGTCACTGCTAATAGTGAGACCCATATATTAGTTTGGGATATGTTTTCTTGTAAATAGTCTTAATgcaatttaataataaactcTTACCTTTccttgattaatgttttgaccGGGGTTTATAAAAGAAacttttttaaactatatatatatatatagggattaCATCTCCTGGGGACATCCCCAGAATTCATATCTGGGGATGTCCCCAGGGACCGTTGGATCAAATGATCCAACGGTTCCtatacatttcaaaaaaaccattattttaaatcttaaatgaaaacaagagtGAAATGGTTTTAGATCCATCCCCTCCACCAGCGCCCACCCATCAACGACGCCTCTCATCATCGACACCACCGTCTCCCGTCATCTCCACCGACGCCTCCGCCATCAACGCCTCCTATCGTCTCCACCACCGTCTCCCGTCATCTCCACCGACGCCTCCACCATCAACGTCTCCTATCGTCTCCACCACCGTCTCCCGTCTTCTCCACCAACGGTGCCTCCTCGTCGTCTCCATCAACACCAACGCCTTCTCCGGTGTCAAGGTTTAGATCCTTCTCTTTGATTTAGTCCATTAATTTCTAGGGTTCCAAAATTTAATCGAAagatttaaaacttaaattttttttttcttttcctttgtttaGATATGTATCTATGATTTCTTACCTGATCTTAGAATTTTGGTTGGTTGAAATTGTGAAAAAGTGGTCGATTGGTGTATAAACAAATTGGCCATACATGCAGAAAATCCATGCATAACTTGTACTCAAAAGTTTGCGCATGAACTTTTCTTATCAAGTAGTGTATGTTACATGACAAGGATAGTCTTTTGATGTAGTGGGTCGTGTGAAATTTTTGACACTACTTAatgtaaataaacataattcaaTTCGTTGACACGGACATAGTCTGTATAAACAAGACTAGTGAAAACTAACTAATTAAAAGCCATGTTACCTCTCGATTGGGATTCCTCTTTTCGGTCTACATTATTTGTTTgtgggaaaaacaaaaaaattgagataataTTCATATCCGATCACAGACCTATTTTATTGCAATGACTAGCGAAAAGAAGCAAAACCGTGAGACCTTTTTATTCCACTCAGTATTAGTTATCAGATAATATGTTGAGATTCATAAATCTTGTTATATAATTGAAATGTTGTTGCAGTCACGACAGATCTCTAT
Proteins encoded in this region:
- the LOC120270092 gene encoding chitinase 4-like, translating into MYKYHTIPLRTLHKMAPFNSLTFLQALLIAGILSCHLWQSVVAQNCGCAPGLCCSQYGYCGTGNEYCGQGCKQGPCHKTSGGSGGGGGGGGTVTSIVSQKFFNSIASKAGAGCEGKGFYTRSAFLEAALAYPRFGTTGTAVEKKREIAAYFAHVTHETGSLCYINEINGAKQNYCDKSDKQFPCNPRKKYYGRGPLQLTWNYNYGAAGKSIGFDGLNSPEEVANDRIISFKASLWFWINNVHSAMTSGKGFGATIKAINGDIECNGKSPAAVNARVRYYKDYCRQFGVSPGANLYC